The following proteins are encoded in a genomic region of Chryseobacterium cucumeris:
- a CDS encoding DUF1800 family protein, giving the protein MSFNLLLRITSKNKFSMMADSLVKNKHLLWRAGFGVGVNQIDDLKNKNIKTLMNELFKEESFSEITYDTPDPVSVADYMNSTAPAEKKKEMQRINREQNNELNLNFLNTIVNSKEQLREKMAFFWHGHFASRVQNPRFNKQLLNTIRKNALGNFRDLLFEVSQSPAMLNFLNNQQNKKDHPNENFAREVMELFTMGRGNYTEKDVREGARAFTGWSYDKEGNFKERKNLHDEGSKTFLGKTGNFDGNDVLNIILEQKTTAQFITTKIYKFFVNEKVDQDIVNTLSTNFYHSGYDIKKLMTEIFLSTWFYDQKNIGNRIKSPIELMAGMMRILPMHIQNPENLIVYQKLLGQMLLYPPNVAGWPNGKSWIDSSTLMLRLQVPQIWSGLRPLEYSPRQDDDIDMGMKSRETALNKSFKNPNITIDWDRIEKLFAYKNCEDYLLQNTQSLDMNSVSNFSDKSIKMTVINLMSTPEYQLC; this is encoded by the coding sequence ATGAGTTTTAACCTTCTTCTTAGAATTACATCCAAAAATAAATTCTCCATGATGGCTGATTCATTAGTAAAAAACAAGCATCTTCTCTGGCGGGCAGGTTTTGGTGTTGGCGTTAATCAAATTGATGATTTGAAAAATAAAAACATTAAAACGTTGATGAATGAATTATTTAAAGAAGAAAGCTTCAGCGAAATCACTTATGACACTCCTGATCCGGTTTCTGTGGCAGATTATATGAACAGTACGGCTCCTGCGGAAAAGAAAAAAGAAATGCAGCGGATCAACAGGGAACAAAATAATGAACTGAACCTGAACTTCCTGAACACCATCGTTAACAGCAAGGAACAGTTGAGGGAAAAGATGGCCTTTTTCTGGCATGGACATTTTGCTTCAAGAGTACAAAATCCAAGATTCAACAAACAGCTTTTAAATACAATCAGGAAAAATGCACTCGGCAATTTCAGAGATCTGCTTTTTGAAGTAAGCCAGTCGCCTGCCATGTTGAATTTTCTGAATAACCAACAGAATAAAAAAGACCATCCTAATGAGAATTTTGCCCGTGAAGTGATGGAACTGTTTACCATGGGAAGAGGAAATTACACTGAAAAGGACGTAAGAGAAGGAGCAAGAGCTTTTACAGGATGGAGTTATGATAAAGAAGGGAATTTTAAAGAAAGAAAAAATCTCCATGATGAAGGCAGCAAAACTTTCCTGGGAAAAACAGGCAACTTTGACGGAAATGATGTTCTCAATATTATTCTGGAACAAAAGACAACGGCTCAGTTTATTACCACAAAGATCTATAAGTTTTTTGTGAATGAAAAAGTGGATCAGGATATCGTCAATACACTCAGTACAAACTTCTACCATTCAGGATATGACATTAAAAAGCTGATGACTGAGATCTTTTTAAGCACCTGGTTTTATGATCAGAAAAATATCGGAAACAGAATAAAATCACCTATAGAACTGATGGCAGGTATGATGCGAATCCTTCCAATGCATATTCAGAACCCTGAAAACCTCATCGTGTATCAGAAATTACTGGGGCAAATGCTGCTTTACCCGCCCAATGTAGCGGGATGGCCAAATGGAAAATCATGGATTGACAGCTCCACTTTAATGCTCAGGCTTCAGGTTCCGCAGATCTGGTCCGGACTCCGCCCTTTGGAATACAGCCCACGGCAGGATGATGATATTGATATGGGAATGAAATCCCGTGAAACAGCATTAAATAAAAGCTTTAAAAACCCGAATATCACCATCGACTGGGATCGTATTGAAAAGCTTTTCGCCTATAAAAACTGTGAAGATTATCTTCTGCAGAATACCCAAAGCCTCGATATGAACTCTGTAAGTAATTTTTCAGACAAGAGTATAAAAATGACTGTCATCAACCTGATGTCTACTCCGGAATACCAGTTATGTTAG
- a CDS encoding prephenate dehydrogenase translates to MKISIIGVGLIGGSMALKLREKNLASFIYGVDNNTQHISDALELKIIDAGVDLEHGIKNSDLIILAIPVDAARKLLPSVLDLVSDQQTVMDAGSTKAGIVHAVKNHPKRSRFVAFHPMWGTENNGPKSAIAESFSGKAGVICNKEESADDALATVEKVVNALGMHMIYMNAEDHDVHTAYISHISHITSYALANTVLEKEREEETIFQLASSGFSSTVRLAKSHPEMWVPIFKQNKENVLDVLNEHITQLRKFKSALEKENYEYLEELISNANRIRGILR, encoded by the coding sequence ATGAAAATAAGTATTATTGGAGTGGGATTAATCGGAGGTTCGATGGCTTTGAAATTAAGAGAGAAAAACCTGGCCAGCTTCATCTACGGAGTCGATAACAATACACAGCATATCAGTGACGCACTGGAACTTAAAATCATTGATGCAGGAGTAGATCTTGAACATGGAATAAAAAATTCGGATCTGATTATTCTTGCTATTCCTGTAGATGCTGCACGAAAACTATTGCCTTCTGTTCTGGATCTTGTGTCTGACCAGCAGACGGTAATGGATGCAGGTTCCACCAAAGCAGGCATTGTACATGCGGTAAAAAACCACCCGAAACGGTCAAGATTTGTGGCATTCCACCCGATGTGGGGAACGGAAAACAATGGTCCGAAATCCGCTATTGCAGAGAGTTTCTCGGGAAAAGCTGGTGTCATCTGCAACAAAGAAGAATCGGCAGACGATGCTCTGGCTACCGTTGAAAAAGTAGTCAATGCTCTCGGTATGCACATGATTTATATGAATGCAGAAGATCATGATGTTCATACCGCTTATATTTCCCATATCTCCCATATTACATCTTACGCCCTTGCCAATACCGTATTGGAAAAAGAACGTGAAGAAGAAACGATTTTCCAGCTTGCCAGTTCCGGTTTTTCAAGTACCGTTCGTCTTGCCAAGTCGCATCCGGAAATGTGGGTTCCTATCTTTAAACAAAACAAAGAAAATGTACTGGACGTTTTGAACGAACATATTACTCAGCTCAGAAAATTCAAATCTGCGCTTGAAAAAGAAAACTATGAATATCTGGAAGAATTGATTTCCAACGCCAACAGAATCAGAGGAATTTTAAGATAA
- a CDS encoding YceI family protein: MKKIFLLAVLAGGLAFGQSKKVVASDVHWWGYKVAKSEASSHDGTVKVKSGDMVMKGNQLVGGSFVLDMTTISSTDLTGEYQQKLNGHLKNGDFFEVEKFPTATFKITGVKKNNDKIYNSLVTGNLTVKGKTSPISFPAKISYSKGVVSLVSNKFSFDRQKFDVAYKSTMQDVFVKDDIDMLVKVTAQ; this comes from the coding sequence ATGAAAAAAATATTTTTATTAGCAGTTTTAGCCGGAGGTTTAGCGTTCGGACAGTCAAAAAAAGTAGTAGCATCTGATGTACACTGGTGGGGATACAAAGTAGCAAAATCTGAGGCCAGCTCTCACGACGGTACTGTAAAAGTGAAATCCGGAGATATGGTAATGAAAGGAAACCAATTGGTAGGCGGAAGTTTCGTGTTGGATATGACTACTATCAGTTCTACTGACCTTACAGGAGAATACCAGCAGAAATTAAACGGACATCTTAAGAATGGTGACTTCTTTGAAGTTGAAAAATTCCCAACAGCAACTTTCAAAATTACAGGAGTAAAGAAAAACAATGATAAAATCTACAATTCTCTTGTAACAGGAAACCTTACTGTAAAAGGAAAAACCAGCCCAATCTCTTTCCCTGCGAAGATTTCTTACAGCAAAGGAGTAGTAAGTTTAGTATCCAACAAATTCTCTTTCGACAGACAGAAGTTTGATGTAGCTTACAAGTCTACTATGCAGGACGTTTTTGTGAAAGATGATATTGATATGCTTGTAAAGGTAACTGCTCAATAA
- a CDS encoding alpha/beta hydrolase codes for MKIYIVSGLGADFKVLERIEFPKHCELIFIDWLIPEKNEPFDAYVKRMAEKVDDSEPFCLLGYSFGGIIVQEINQLKPAEKVVILGSIKSDREKSRFIRTGEITKIPRILPVGLFNDKAANVYAVVRKLFDPKNPKLLQYFKVRDPYYLKWSVEKVSEWKFEENPNVIQILGDKDIVFPIRYSNPNYVVKGGTHLFPATKSKEVSKILAEIFSEKTEKVTD; via the coding sequence ATGAAAATTTATATCGTAAGCGGTCTGGGAGCAGACTTCAAGGTTCTTGAAAGAATAGAGTTTCCCAAACACTGTGAATTGATTTTTATAGACTGGCTTATTCCCGAAAAAAATGAGCCTTTCGATGCCTATGTCAAAAGAATGGCAGAGAAAGTAGATGATTCCGAGCCTTTCTGTCTGTTGGGGTATTCTTTCGGAGGAATTATTGTGCAGGAGATCAATCAATTGAAACCTGCAGAAAAAGTGGTGATCCTGGGAAGTATAAAATCGGACAGGGAAAAATCCAGATTCATCAGGACAGGTGAGATTACAAAAATTCCAAGAATACTTCCTGTAGGTTTGTTCAACGACAAAGCAGCCAATGTATATGCCGTTGTCCGAAAGCTTTTTGATCCTAAAAACCCGAAACTCCTTCAATATTTTAAAGTAAGAGACCCTTATTACCTCAAATGGTCCGTAGAAAAAGTTTCGGAATGGAAATTTGAAGAGAATCCCAATGTCATTCAGATATTAGGTGATAAAGACATTGTTTTTCCCATCCGCTATTCCAATCCGAATTATGTGGTGAAAGGAGGAACACATCTTTTTCCGGCCACTAAATCCAAAGAAGTTTCCAAAATACTGGCAGAGATTTTTTCTGAAAAAACTGAAAAAGTCACGGATTAA
- a CDS encoding L-serine ammonia-lyase, producing MESISVFEIIKVGIGPSSSHTMGPWNAAAAFIRIIKRERSIEEVKEVFLEFFGSLAKTGIGHGTDIAGMLGLNGEDFKTINTSKIDEKIDYIKSTQTINLGGEKVIPFIYGHHLVLNMKKSLDFHPNGMIFRAVFEDGTELVQDFYSVGGGFIASQEKNSIQKQCIRTLYPCHKASDIAKYCEKLGFDKMSDLIFMNEESWRTQDETRQEALYIWQQIKECIYKGVNKEGVLPGGLNVSRRAAGINRKLLGDKIYKNKDEWFQQVVDAEENFTNINKWIACFALAVNEENASFGRIITAPTNGASGVIPAVLMYSQAFTPFTSEEDIIRFLLVAGEIGTLFKKNATISAAMGGCQAEIGVSSAMAAAGLTEILGGSVGQVLMAAEIAMEHHLGLTCDPIKGLVQIPCIERNTMGAMKAITAANIALESDPTKAKVTLDEVILTMWETAQSMSDRFKETSEGGLAIAVNVPEC from the coding sequence ATGGAATCAATATCGGTTTTTGAAATTATTAAAGTAGGAATAGGTCCGTCCAGTTCACACACGATGGGACCCTGGAACGCAGCAGCAGCATTTATCAGGATTATAAAAAGAGAAAGATCAATAGAAGAAGTTAAAGAGGTTTTTCTTGAATTCTTTGGCTCACTCGCAAAAACGGGAATCGGGCACGGAACTGATATTGCGGGAATGCTTGGGTTGAATGGAGAGGATTTTAAAACGATCAATACTTCAAAAATTGATGAAAAGATAGATTATATCAAGAGTACTCAAACCATTAACCTTGGTGGTGAAAAGGTAATTCCGTTCATCTACGGACATCATCTGGTTTTAAACATGAAAAAGAGCCTTGATTTTCATCCGAACGGAATGATCTTCAGAGCTGTTTTCGAAGACGGAACTGAACTTGTGCAGGATTTTTATTCTGTAGGAGGAGGGTTCATTGCCAGTCAGGAAAAAAACTCTATTCAGAAGCAGTGTATACGAACACTGTATCCGTGTCATAAAGCTTCAGATATTGCAAAATACTGTGAAAAGCTGGGATTTGATAAAATGTCAGATTTGATTTTCATGAATGAAGAAAGCTGGAGAACCCAGGATGAAACGAGGCAGGAAGCACTTTATATCTGGCAGCAGATCAAAGAATGTATCTACAAAGGTGTCAATAAGGAAGGAGTTCTTCCTGGCGGACTGAATGTTTCCAGAAGAGCCGCAGGGATCAACAGAAAGCTGCTGGGAGATAAAATCTATAAAAACAAAGACGAATGGTTCCAGCAGGTAGTAGATGCTGAAGAGAACTTTACTAATATCAACAAGTGGATTGCCTGTTTTGCACTGGCTGTGAATGAAGAGAATGCAAGCTTCGGAAGAATTATTACCGCACCTACCAATGGGGCAAGTGGAGTTATTCCGGCGGTATTGATGTATTCTCAGGCATTTACCCCATTTACGAGTGAGGAGGATATTATAAGATTCTTGCTTGTAGCGGGAGAAATCGGGACCTTATTCAAGAAAAATGCAACCATTTCTGCAGCGATGGGAGGATGTCAGGCGGAAATCGGAGTATCTTCTGCAATGGCAGCAGCCGGACTTACAGAAATCTTAGGAGGAAGTGTAGGACAGGTATTGATGGCGGCAGAAATTGCGATGGAACATCACCTTGGATTAACCTGCGATCCAATTAAAGGGCTGGTACAGATTCCATGTATTGAAAGGAATACGATGGGCGCGATGAAAGCCATTACTGCAGCCAATATTGCACTGGAAAGTGATCCCACCAAGGCAAAAGTAACATTGGATGAGGTGATTCTGACCATGTGGGAAACAGCTCAGTCTATGAGTGACCGTTTTAAAGAAACTTCCGAAGGCGGACTTGCCATTGCCGTTAACGTTCCGGAGTGTTAA
- a CDS encoding DUF1501 domain-containing protein yields MLIKRREFLKISSLATASMLMPNFLKAMTLDEALNPSQNILVVLQFTGGNDGLNTIIPAKNDIYFRERKTLAIQDSIPLTDEAGINPSLSYFKELFDNGELSVMNNVGYPNPDKSHFRSMDIWQSASRSDQFLETGWLGRFLDEECYRCDHPTQALEVDDMLSLALKGENNKAFAFKDPKRLYQTSQEKYFKSLYDHHHDDETVSYLYQTLGSTINNADYIFEKSKAKKTEQVYPNSQLGKDFKTVASLIKSDINTQVYYLSVGSFDTHVNQNDRQKKLFDDINESVKSFVADMKSNGLFKNILLMTFSEFGRRVAQNASNGTDHGTANQMFFISGNLKKKGLLNTLPDLQNLNDGDLIYKEDFRKVYATILKNWLKADSSKVLGWKDGIYDFV; encoded by the coding sequence ATGTTAATCAAAAGAAGAGAATTCCTCAAAATAAGTTCCCTGGCTACGGCTTCTATGCTGATGCCTAATTTCTTAAAAGCGATGACGCTGGATGAAGCTTTGAATCCCAGTCAGAACATTCTGGTCGTTCTTCAGTTTACGGGTGGAAATGACGGGCTGAATACTATTATTCCGGCAAAAAATGATATTTATTTCAGGGAAAGAAAAACATTGGCCATACAGGATTCAATACCACTTACGGATGAAGCAGGGATTAATCCTTCTCTCTCCTATTTCAAAGAACTTTTTGATAACGGAGAGCTTTCTGTGATGAATAATGTAGGCTATCCCAACCCGGATAAGTCGCATTTCCGAAGCATGGATATCTGGCAGTCGGCAAGCAGAAGTGATCAGTTTCTGGAAACAGGCTGGCTGGGACGTTTTCTGGACGAAGAATGTTATCGCTGTGATCATCCTACGCAGGCACTGGAAGTAGATGATATGCTTAGTCTGGCCCTAAAAGGTGAAAATAACAAAGCTTTTGCCTTTAAAGATCCCAAAAGACTCTATCAGACCAGTCAGGAAAAATATTTCAAATCTCTTTATGATCATCATCACGACGATGAAACGGTATCTTACCTTTATCAGACTTTAGGTTCTACCATTAATAATGCTGATTATATTTTTGAAAAAAGCAAAGCTAAAAAAACAGAGCAGGTTTACCCCAATTCCCAGTTAGGAAAAGATTTTAAAACGGTTGCTTCTTTGATAAAATCAGACATCAATACTCAGGTGTACTATCTTTCTGTAGGAAGTTTTGATACGCATGTCAATCAGAATGACAGACAAAAAAAGTTATTTGATGATATCAACGAGTCGGTAAAATCATTTGTTGCAGATATGAAAAGTAATGGGCTCTTTAAAAATATACTGTTGATGACATTCTCAGAGTTTGGACGTCGTGTGGCACAGAATGCCAGTAACGGAACCGATCACGGGACCGCCAACCAGATGTTCTTTATCAGCGGAAACCTTAAGAAAAAAGGACTGTTAAATACACTTCCTGATCTGCAGAATCTGAATGATGGTGATCTTATTTATAAAGAGGATTTCAGAAAAGTATATGCAACAATTCTGAAAAACTGGCTTAAAGCGGACTCTTCCAAAGTATTGGGATGGAAAGATGGTATTTATGATTTTGTGTAG
- a CDS encoding glucokinase, producing MILNPKFPLYLPGVENSNNDSVSIIGASLREDITILGYFVSGNGGLEIKVENTYATKEYASFSDILKKFIQDNQLENVKRLGMAVPGPVLDGKSSPARLGWHLDIAEYTRDFGFERVDMLNDLEASAYGMALLEDNHLEAIYTSGHLEKGNVAVLAPGNGLGEAGYFFDGKYLRPFATEGGHSEFSPRTNVEVEFYQFLNNIYGIVSWENVLSKSGLFNIYRFLRDVKRHPEPEWLGERLAQGNFVEELYKAAVEENVLICRIALDTFLEFLAREANNLTLKLKATGGLLIAGDIPQMIAEYIDKGKFYEKFKISDKMEEMLKNIPIYLVKQNHTALNGIALYTAYYQV from the coding sequence ATGATTCTGAATCCAAAATTTCCACTTTATTTACCAGGAGTAGAGAACAGTAATAATGATAGTGTTTCTATCATTGGAGCAAGTCTCCGTGAAGATATAACAATCTTAGGCTATTTTGTTTCCGGGAACGGAGGTCTTGAGATAAAAGTAGAAAATACATATGCAACCAAAGAATATGCTTCCTTTTCAGATATTTTAAAGAAGTTTATTCAGGATAATCAGCTTGAAAATGTAAAACGTCTGGGAATGGCAGTGCCAGGTCCTGTATTGGACGGGAAAAGCAGTCCTGCAAGACTAGGTTGGCATTTAGATATTGCCGAATATACCCGCGATTTCGGGTTTGAAAGAGTTGATATGCTGAATGACCTGGAGGCTTCTGCTTATGGAATGGCTCTTCTTGAAGATAATCATCTTGAAGCGATCTATACAAGCGGACACCTTGAAAAAGGAAATGTAGCAGTTCTGGCTCCCGGAAACGGATTAGGAGAAGCCGGATATTTCTTTGACGGAAAATACCTGAGACCTTTCGCAACAGAAGGAGGGCACTCAGAATTTTCACCAAGAACCAACGTAGAAGTTGAATTTTACCAGTTCTTAAATAATATCTATGGTATTGTAAGCTGGGAAAATGTGTTATCCAAGTCAGGGTTATTCAATATTTACAGATTCCTGAGAGATGTGAAAAGACATCCGGAACCGGAATGGTTAGGAGAACGTCTTGCGCAGGGAAATTTTGTAGAAGAACTTTATAAAGCGGCTGTTGAGGAAAATGTACTGATCTGCAGAATCGCTTTGGATACCTTCCTTGAGTTCCTGGCTAGAGAGGCTAATAACTTAACATTAAAGTTAAAAGCTACCGGAGGATTACTGATTGCCGGCGATATTCCACAGATGATTGCAGAATATATCGATAAGGGGAAATTCTATGAGAAATTCAAGATCAGTGATAAAATGGAGGAAATGCTTAAAAACATTCCGATCTATCTGGTCAAGCAAAACCACACTGCATTAAATGGTATAGCACTTTATACGGCTTACTATCAGGTATAA
- a CDS encoding YceI family protein has protein sequence MKRLLLFAMVCASMSFVSAQKKFDKVSKVTSSEIRWWGYKVVKTEETSHSGTVKLKSGKFNFDHTVLVDGEFIIDMRSMMAGDVSDEDQIKLTNDLKSSNFFEVKKFPIAKFHLTKIIPLANSEYNSTVYGDLTLKGVRKTISFPANVYVTQFTTSIESAKFSLNRRDFKVFYQSSLKDYFIKNEMDIQFKVSTEMLDNENRVPKKKK, from the coding sequence ATGAAAAGATTACTATTGTTTGCTATGGTGTGCGCAAGCATGTCATTTGTTTCTGCCCAGAAGAAATTTGATAAAGTGTCAAAAGTGACTTCATCAGAGATCAGATGGTGGGGGTATAAAGTGGTAAAAACTGAAGAAACTTCCCACTCAGGAACAGTAAAGCTGAAAAGTGGAAAATTTAACTTTGACCATACTGTCCTGGTAGATGGAGAGTTTATTATCGATATGAGAAGTATGATGGCGGGAGATGTTTCTGATGAAGATCAGATCAAGCTTACTAATGATCTGAAAAGCTCAAACTTCTTTGAAGTAAAAAAATTCCCTATTGCAAAATTCCATTTGACTAAAATTATTCCTTTAGCAAACAGTGAATACAATTCTACAGTATACGGTGATCTTACCCTTAAAGGAGTAAGAAAAACAATTTCTTTCCCAGCGAATGTATACGTTACCCAGTTCACAACTTCTATTGAATCTGCGAAGTTCTCCCTGAACAGAAGAGACTTTAAAGTATTTTATCAGTCTTCATTGAAAGATTATTTCATTAAAAACGAAATGGATATTCAGTTCAAAGTTTCCACAGAAATGCTGGATAACGAGAATAGAGTTCCGAAAAAGAAAAAGTAA
- a CDS encoding helix-turn-helix transcriptional regulator, with the protein MSSNKNALIRYKTLDKCLKNKYRKYTLEDLIDECSEALFEFEGKESYVSKRTVQLDLQNMRSEKFGYEAPIEVYERKYYRYSDPEYSIHNISVNESDLKAMNNAVQILKQFKDFSMFKEMNGVIQKLEDSIHATSQKSIIHLDKNEQLKGLEHIDILYESIANKKVMKILYKSFTARESNIFTVHPQLLKEFNNRWFLICLYKQKMYNLALDRMESIETDDSIVYIDKELDGDEYFKDIVGVTVSESMDPRNVVFWVDSGNAPYVKTKPLHKSQEILKEDRDGTLFKICVQINFELERLLLGFGDSLIVHKPKKLRLKMEEKFRAGSKNYQNLIVPEEN; encoded by the coding sequence ATGTCATCCAATAAAAATGCTCTGATCAGGTATAAAACATTAGATAAATGTCTTAAAAATAAATACAGGAAATACACGCTGGAAGATCTCATTGATGAATGTTCGGAAGCATTGTTTGAATTTGAGGGAAAAGAATCTTATGTAAGTAAGAGGACTGTTCAGCTCGATCTTCAGAATATGCGGAGTGAAAAATTCGGGTATGAAGCTCCTATTGAAGTTTATGAAAGAAAATACTACCGTTACAGTGATCCGGAATACAGCATTCATAATATTTCTGTGAATGAAAGTGATCTGAAGGCAATGAACAATGCAGTTCAGATTTTAAAACAATTTAAAGACTTTTCTATGTTCAAAGAAATGAATGGGGTTATTCAGAAACTGGAAGATTCTATTCATGCCACCAGCCAGAAATCTATTATTCATCTGGATAAAAATGAACAGTTAAAAGGATTGGAACATATTGATATTCTGTATGAAAGTATTGCTAATAAAAAAGTAATGAAGATCCTTTACAAAAGCTTTACGGCAAGGGAATCCAATATTTTTACAGTACATCCGCAGCTGCTGAAGGAATTCAACAACCGCTGGTTTCTGATCTGTCTTTACAAACAGAAAATGTACAATCTGGCACTGGACAGAATGGAAAGTATTGAAACAGATGACAGTATTGTATATATTGACAAGGAGTTGGATGGAGATGAATACTTCAAAGATATTGTTGGGGTTACTGTTTCAGAATCAATGGATCCCAGGAATGTAGTCTTTTGGGTGGATTCGGGAAATGCTCCCTATGTGAAAACAAAACCACTGCATAAAAGTCAGGAGATCCTAAAGGAAGACCGTGACGGCACACTGTTTAAAATATGTGTGCAGATCAATTTTGAGCTGGAAAGACTCTTGCTTGGGTTCGGAGACTCTCTGATTGTACATAAGCCCAAAAAACTACGGTTGAAAATGGAGGAAAAGTTCAGGGCAGGCAGTAAAAATTATCAGAATCTGATTGTTCCTGAGGAAAACTAA
- a CDS encoding ammonium transporter, with translation MKVGLKWIVSFSVIAIVAIGGLFWNPAADIPDTREFLSEDKIVGADVAWILAAAGLVLLMTPGLSFFYGGMVGRKNVISTMLQSFIALGVISMVWVVVGFSLSFGESIGITIAGKHYGIIGNPLSYPFFSGVGNLPHKLMAPTIPFILFALFQMKFAVITPAIITGSFAERVRFISYLLFIVFFSIFIYTPLCHMVWHPEGLLNKYFGVKDFAGGTVVHMSAGFAALAGALVVGNRKNPHHEPSNIPYVLLGTGMLWFGWFGFNAGSALSASASAATAFGTTTIASASAMMTWIFFDRINGRSVSALGACIGAVVGLVAITPGCGFVSIQESLFIGFITAIVSNLMVNWKVLKKVDDTLDVFACHGVGGIMGMILTAIFAHGEKASLLHGGIDVFLHHMAALVLVSVFTFLGSLILYKLTDSMITLRVSEESENKGLDLSQHEECLQ, from the coding sequence ATGAAAGTAGGATTAAAATGGATCGTTTCATTCTCTGTTATAGCAATCGTTGCCATTGGTGGCTTATTCTGGAATCCGGCCGCCGATATTCCTGATACAAGGGAATTTTTAAGTGAAGATAAGATTGTCGGCGCTGATGTTGCCTGGATTCTGGCCGCGGCAGGACTTGTTTTGCTCATGACGCCAGGGCTTTCCTTTTTTTACGGAGGAATGGTCGGAAGGAAAAATGTAATTTCTACCATGCTGCAGAGTTTTATTGCCTTAGGCGTTATCTCCATGGTTTGGGTAGTCGTAGGCTTTTCTCTGTCCTTCGGCGAATCTATTGGGATTACAATTGCCGGAAAGCATTACGGGATCATTGGAAATCCACTCAGTTATCCATTTTTTAGCGGGGTAGGAAATCTGCCTCATAAACTGATGGCTCCCACAATTCCTTTTATTCTTTTTGCCTTGTTTCAGATGAAATTTGCCGTTATTACTCCGGCTATTATTACCGGATCTTTTGCGGAAAGGGTTCGTTTTATATCGTATTTATTATTCATTGTTTTTTTCAGTATATTTATTTATACGCCGCTTTGTCATATGGTGTGGCATCCTGAGGGGCTTTTAAACAAATATTTCGGGGTAAAAGACTTTGCAGGAGGAACTGTTGTGCATATGAGTGCTGGTTTTGCTGCACTTGCCGGAGCTTTGGTGGTAGGAAACAGGAAGAATCCTCATCATGAGCCGTCCAATATTCCGTATGTGCTTCTGGGAACAGGAATGCTGTGGTTCGGATGGTTCGGATTTAATGCCGGATCTGCTTTGAGTGCTTCTGCATCTGCGGCTACCGCTTTTGGAACAACTACCATTGCTTCTGCTTCGGCGATGATGACCTGGATCTTTTTTGACAGAATCAATGGGAGAAGTGTATCGGCTTTAGGAGCCTGTATTGGAGCTGTAGTAGGATTGGTGGCAATAACTCCCGGATGTGGTTTTGTAAGCATTCAGGAAAGCCTTTTTATCGGATTTATCACAGCAATCGTGTCCAATCTGATGGTGAACTGGAAGGTTTTAAAGAAAGTAGATGATACCCTCGATGTTTTTGCCTGCCATGGAGTAGGAGGGATTATGGGAATGATTCTTACCGCCATTTTTGCTCATGGTGAAAAAGCAAGTCTGCTTCATGGTGGAATTGATGTTTTTCTTCATCATATGGCAGCCCTTGTTTTGGTTTCTGTTTTTACTTTTTTAGGTTCATTAATTTTATATAAACTTACAGATTCCATGATCACCTTAAGAGTTTCTGAAGAGTCTGAAAATAAAGGGCTTGATCTTTCGCAGCATGAAGAATGCCTGCAATAG
- a CDS encoding HopJ type III effector protein, with translation MVLLEQLKHFPETIQFNDVIAHIDEHYEFTPTAFQNGDTTNQAGQNNGSCKVFSFASIKDLTKEQTLWLFGEFYREDVLKNPEGTDHQNIRNFMKFGWEGITFDENALREK, from the coding sequence ATGGTATTATTAGAACAATTAAAACATTTTCCGGAAACGATCCAGTTTAATGATGTGATAGCTCATATTGATGAACATTATGAATTTACTCCTACTGCCTTTCAAAACGGAGATACAACCAATCAGGCCGGACAGAACAACGGTTCTTGCAAGGTCTTCAGTTTTGCAAGCATTAAGGATCTGACAAAAGAACAAACCCTTTGGCTGTTTGGTGAGTTTTACAGAGAGGATGTGCTGAAAAATCCTGAAGGAACTGATCATCAGAATATCCGGAACTTTATGAAATTCGGCTGGGAAGGGATTACTTTTGACGAAAATGCTTTGAGAGAGAAATAA